One genomic segment of Bradyrhizobium diazoefficiens includes these proteins:
- a CDS encoding 2'-deoxycytidine 5'-triphosphate deaminase: MYLPPDEDPRLTFTVAADANGILPDRMIAAMAEAGLILPAYDFVESQIQPASLDLRLGDIAYRVRASFLPGPGATVAERIDELKLHEFSLADGAVLETNCVYIVPLLESLALPPEIVAAANPKSSTGRLDVFTRVIADGTRRFDMIGAGYHGPLYAEISPKTFPVLVREGSRLSQVRFRTGDAILNADELDNLHAAERLVDIEDADLSGGVAVSVDLSGEKANGFVGYRAKRHTGVVDVDRRSGYAVEEFWEPISARPDGNLILDPGEFYILASKEAVQVPPDYAAEMVPFDPLVGEFRVHYAGFFDPGFGYAGAGGLGSRAVLEVRSREVPFILEHGQIVGRLVYEKMLARPDAMYGQRIGSNYQAQGLKLSKHFRV, translated from the coding sequence ATGTATTTGCCCCCCGATGAGGACCCCCGGTTGACATTCACGGTCGCTGCCGACGCCAATGGTATCCTGCCCGACCGCATGATCGCGGCGATGGCGGAGGCGGGGCTGATCTTGCCCGCATACGATTTCGTCGAAAGCCAGATCCAGCCGGCGAGCCTCGATCTGCGCCTCGGCGACATCGCCTATCGCGTTCGCGCGAGCTTCCTGCCGGGCCCCGGCGCAACCGTTGCCGAGCGCATCGACGAATTGAAGCTGCACGAGTTCAGCCTCGCCGATGGTGCGGTGCTGGAGACCAACTGCGTCTACATCGTGCCGCTGCTGGAAAGCCTCGCGCTGCCGCCGGAGATCGTCGCGGCCGCCAATCCCAAAAGCTCGACCGGCCGGCTCGACGTCTTCACCCGCGTGATCGCCGACGGCACCCGCCGCTTCGACATGATCGGCGCCGGCTATCACGGCCCGCTTTATGCCGAGATCAGCCCGAAAACGTTTCCGGTGCTGGTGCGCGAGGGCTCGCGGCTAAGCCAGGTGCGCTTCCGCACCGGCGATGCCATCCTCAATGCCGACGAGCTCGATAACCTGCATGCCGCCGAGCGCCTCGTCGACATCGAGGACGCCGATCTGTCCGGCGGCGTCGCCGTCTCCGTCGATCTCTCCGGCGAAAAGGCAAATGGCTTCGTCGGCTATCGCGCCAAGCGCCACACCGGCGTCGTCGACGTCGACCGCCGCTCCGGCTACGCAGTCGAAGAGTTTTGGGAGCCGATCTCGGCGCGCCCGGACGGCAACCTGATCCTCGACCCCGGCGAGTTCTACATCCTCGCCTCCAAGGAAGCGGTGCAGGTGCCGCCCGACTACGCCGCGGAGATGGTGCCGTTCGATCCGCTGGTCGGCGAATTCCGCGTGCACTATGCCGGCTTTTTCGATCCCGGCTTCGGCTATGCCGGCGCCGGCGGGCTGGGATCGCGCGCCGTGCTGGAGGTGCGCTCGCGCGAAGTGCCGTTCATCCTCGAGCACGGCCAGATCGTCGGCCGCCTCGTCTACGAGAAAATGCTGGCCCGTCCCGACGCGATGTACGGCCAGCGCATCGGCTCGAACTACCAGGCGCAGGGCCTGAAGCTGAGCAAGCATTTTCGGGTGTAG
- a CDS encoding PAS domain S-box protein produces MSNPSELDAKILDDVADALIYADRSGTIMRWNRASTTLFGFTAAEALGQNLDLIIPEHLRPAHWKGFEAALASGAMKLAGRPTLTRALHKSERKLYIEMTFALVRDAGGAVQGSVAMARDVTERVERERAAKAAQNS; encoded by the coding sequence ATGAGCAATCCATCCGAACTCGATGCAAAAATCCTCGACGATGTCGCCGACGCGCTGATCTATGCCGACCGTTCCGGCACGATCATGCGCTGGAATCGCGCATCGACCACCCTGTTCGGCTTCACCGCCGCGGAAGCGCTGGGCCAGAACCTCGATCTGATCATTCCCGAACATCTGCGGCCTGCGCACTGGAAAGGCTTCGAGGCCGCGCTTGCCAGCGGCGCAATGAAGCTTGCGGGCAGGCCGACGCTGACCCGCGCGCTGCACAAGAGCGAGCGCAAACTCTACATCGAGATGACCTTCGCGCTGGTGCGGGATGCTGGCGGGGCGGTGCAAGGATCGGTCGCGATGGCGCGCGACGTGACGGAACGCGTCGAGCGCGAGCGCGCGGCCAAGGCTGCGCAAAATTCGTGA